The Carbonactinospora thermoautotrophica nucleotide sequence GCTGGATGTGTTGCTCGGTCAGCGACTCGCCCGCCACGGCGGCCCGCAGCATGCCGTCCGCGGAGAGCGCGTACGTGGCGGCGCAGGTGTCCAACTGCCGTTCCAGTTGCTCCCGGTATCCCTTGGCGAGCGCGAACAGTTGGTATGCGCCCAGGTGCGGCAGCGAACCGCGTTGGAACCGTACCCCTTCCGGGAGCCCCGGCAGGCCCCGCTGGTAGAAAGCCAACGCTCGCCGTTCGGCCACCTCGGCGGCGTCGTGCTCCACCTCCAGCGCCTCGCACAGCTGGGACAGGCTGCTCAGTTGGGAGACCAGCACCGCGCTCAGCTCGGATTCGCGCATGGCAGCCCCTTATGGCCCTTATAGGAGTCCCTGGACGGACTGCTCCGTTCGCCCCGCAGCCAGGCTAACCAGCTGGAGCGCGCGCCGTGGCCGGAGTAACGGGAAATTCACACAGCCGGCGGCCCGACGCCAGGACGGCGGGCGGTGCCTGCGCGCCGGGAAGCCGGTTCGTGCCCGGATGCGTACCCGAAGGCGCGGACGGCACGGCCTGCGCCCGCGCCGGCTGAACAGTCGCCGCCGGACAGGCTCTAGAGTTCCGGTGTGACCACTGTGCTGCTCGTGCGACACGGCCGTACCGGCGCGAACGCGCGGGGAAGGCTCGCCGGCTGGACGCCCGGCGTGTGCCTCGACGAACGGGGCGAGGAGCAGGCCCGGGTCCTCGCCGAACGCATCGCCAAGCTGCCGGTCGCCGCGGTCGTGTCCAGTCCCCTGGAACGTTGCGTCCAGACCGCGAACGTCATCGCCGCCGTGTACGAGGGGCTCGACGTGGTGACCGATGAGCGTCTCGCGGAGTGCCGGTATGGTGACTGGACCGGGAAGGAGCTCAAGGCGCTCGCCGAGGAGGACCTGTGGGAGGTCGTCCAGCAGCACCCGAGCGCCGCGGTCTTCCCCGGCGGCGAGGCACTGCGCGACGTGCAGTTCCGCGCGGTCGCCGCGGTGCGCGACTGGAACGACCGGATCGCCGCCGAGCACGGCCCCGACGCCCTGTACGTGCTGTGCACGCACGGGGACGTCGTCAAGGCCGTCGTCGCCGACGCGCTCGGCATGCACCTGGACATGTTCCAGCGGATCACCGTCGACCCGTGCTCGCTCACGGTGATCCGATACACGCCGCTGCGCCCGTTCCTGCTGCGGCTCAACGACACCGGCGGCGAGGTGGACGGCCTGCTGCCGCCCCCGCCGGACCAGAAGCCCGCCAACGCGAGCGACGCGGTGGTGGGCGGTGGCGCCGGGGCGCCCTGACACCGCGCCGGTCGGTGCCCTCGTGGAAGGAAAAGACCCAGCCCGTCGATGGAGGCTGAGCGTGGCCGTCTTCAACTACGACCCACCGGAGCGGTTCGTGGCCGGCACCGTCGGTCAGCCGGGCCAGCGAACGTTCTACCTACAGGCCCGCGGCGGCGGCCGGATCACCAGCGTGGCGTTGGAGAAGGAACAGGTGGCGATCCTCGCCCAACGGATCGAAGAGCTGCTCGACCACGTCGTGCGCGAGACCGGCGGCACCACGTCGGTGCCGGCGATCGCGCCCGCCGACCTGGAGGACAACGACCCGCTCGACCAGCCGATCCTGGAGGAGTTCCGGGTGGGCACGCTCACCCTGGCCTGGGAGCCGGAGGCCGAGCGGCTGGTGATCGTGGCCCGGGCGCTGGTGCCCGGCAGGGAGGGAAGCGCCGAGGGGGAAGCCGACGAGGAGCGGCACGCCGAGGAGGAGGACCCGGACGTCGACGTGCTGCGGGTGCGGATCACCGGCGCGCAGGGCCGGGCCTTCGCCAAGCGGGCGCTCCTGGTCGTCGCCGCCGGCCGGCCGCCGTGCCCGTTCTGCAGCCTGCCCATCGACCCGGAGGGGCACCTGTGCCCGCGCGCCAACGGTCGCCCGCGCTCGGCCTGGGCCCGGCCCTCGGAAGAGCGATGACCGAACCGGCCGCCCGCAGCCCGCGCCAGCCGGCGCAGGACCTCGCGCCGGGGGACGCCGTGCGCCTGCTACGCGACGGCGCCCTGGAGATCGAGGGTCGGCTCGCCGACGCCTCCAACACGACCCTGTACTGCACGGTGACGCTGGACGGCGTGACCGCCGTCTGCGTGCACAAGCCGGTCGCGGGTGAGCGGCCGCTGTGGGACTTCCCGGACGGCACGCTCGCCGGCCGGGAGGTCGCCGCGTACCTGGTGTCCGAGGCGATCGGCTGGGAGATCGTGCCGCCCACGGTCCTGCGGGACGGCCCGCTCGGCCCCGGCATGTGCCAGCTGTGGATCGAACCCGACCCGAAGGCCGAGCTGTTCGAGGTGTTCCCGGCCGACGCGGAGCTGACCGGGTGGATCCCGGTGGTCCGCGCGGTCGCCGAGGGCGAGCCAGCGGTGCTCGCCCACCGGGACGATCCCCGGCTGCGGCGCGTCGCGGTCTTCGACGCCGTGGTCAACAACGCCGACCGCAAGGGCGGTCACCTGCTGCCCACCCCGAGCGGGCACGTGTACGGCGTGGACCACGGCGTGTGCTTCTCGGTGGACGACAAGCTGCGCACCCTGCTGTGGGGCTGGCGCGGGCAGCCGCTGCCGGACGACGCGCTCGACGCGCTGGCCCGGCTCGCCCATGACCTCGACTCCGACCTGGGAGAACGGCTCTCCGAGCACCTCACGGCCGAGGAGATCGCGAAGACCGCCGAGCGTGTTCGGCGGCTCCTGGACACCGGCGTCCACCCCGAGCCGTCGCCGGATTGGCCAGCCGTTCCCTGGCCTCCCTTCTGATCTTCGGCCTGTTGGCGGTTAGGCTCCCTACCATGCACGCTTGGCCCGCGCCTGAGGTACCGAGGCTTCCAGGAAAAGGTCTACCGCTCAAGGTCCACGACACCGTCACCGGACAGGTGCGGCACGCCGCGGAGGATCGAACCGCGCGGCTGTACGTGTGCGGCATCACCCCGTACGACGCCACGCACCTGGGACACGCCGCCACCTACCTGGCGTTCGACTTGATGCAACGCGTCTGGCTGGACGCCGGGCACGACGTGCGGTACGTGCAGAACGTCACCGACGTGGACGACCCCCTGCTGGAACGCGCCGCGCAGACCGGCGAGGACTGGCGGGAACTGGCGGATCGGGAGATCGCCCTGTTCCGCGAGGACATGGTCGCGCTGCGGTTGCTGCCACCCAGCGTGTACATGACCGTGGTCGAGGCGATCCCCCTGGTGATCCGCATGATCGAGGTGCTGCGGGCCAAGGGCGCCGCGTACGAGGTGGACGGCGACGTCTACTTCTCGGTCGGCTCCGACCCGCGCTTCGGCGAGGTCTCCGGACTCGGGCAGCAGGAGATGCTGCGACTGTTCGCCGAACGCGGCGGCGACCCGGACCGGCCGGGCAAGAAGCACCCGCTGGACCCGCTGCTCTGGCTGGCCCAGCGGCCCGGGGAGCCGGGCTGGGACTCGCCGTTCGGCCGGGGCCGTCCAGGCTGGCACATCGAGTGCGCGGCGATCGCGTTGGAGCACCTGGGCTTCGGCTTCGATGTCCAGGGCGGCGGCTCGGACCTGGTATTCCCGCACCACGAGATGGGCGCCTCCCACGCGCATGTGACGACCGGGCGGCACCCGTTCGCCCGGTTGTACGTGCACGCCGGCATGGTGGCCCTGCACGGGGAGAAGATGTCCAAGTCCAAGGGCAACCTGGTCTTCGTGTCCGGGCTGCGGGCCCAGGGCGCGGACCCGATGGCGATCCGCCTGGCCCTGCTCGCCCACCACTACCGCAGCGACTGGGAGTGGACTCCGGCGGACCTGGACGCGGGCGCGACCCGGTTGGCCCGCTGGCGGGCGGCGGTGTCCCACCCGGACGGCCCGCCCGCCGAGCCGCTGCTGGATGAGCTGCGCCGCGCGCTCGCCGACGACCTGGACGCCCCGGCCGCGTTGGCGGCCATGGACCGTTGGGTCGCCGAGCAGGAGGAGCGCGGCGGCACGGACCCCGGCGCCCCCGGCCTGGCCGCCCGGGCGGTGGACGCCCTGCTGGGCGTGGCGCTGTAGCCTCCGCCGCACCTGGTCCCCCGCAGGCCCGCCGGACGACGTGGGTCATCCGGTCCCCAGGGGGGCCAGGTGCGTCAGCCGCCCTCGAACGTGCCGTAGCCGTCGCCGTCGGCGTGGCGGCGGCGCAGGTACTTCTCGAACTCCCGCGCGATCGCCTCGCCGCTGGCCTCGGGCAGCTCGGCGGTGTCCTTGGCCTCCTCCAGCGACCGCACGTACTCGGCGATCTCGCTGTCCTCGGCGGCCAGCTCGTCCACGCCGAGTTCCCAGGCACGGGCTTCCTCGGGCAGGTCGCCGAGCGGGATCGGGAAGTCGAGCAGGTCCTCGACCCGGCGCAGCAGGGCGAGCGTGGCCTTCGGGCACGGCGACTGCGCCACGTAGTGGGGGACCGCCGCCCAGAACGACACCGCCGGCATCCGGACCTTCGTACAGGCCTCCTGCAGAACGCCCACGATGCCGGTCGGGCCCTCGTACCGGGACTGCTCCAGGCCGAGCTGGCGGGCCAGCCCCGGGTCGGAGGTGGTCCCGGTCACCGGGACCGGGCGGGTGTGCGGGGCGTCCGCCAGCAGCGCGCCCAGCGTCACCACCATCTGGATCCCGAGGTCGTGGGCCACGCTGATCAGCTCGGCGCAGAACGACCGCCAGCGCATGTTGGGCTCGATGCCGCGGACCAGGACGATGTCGCGCTGCTGGCGGGGCGGACGCGCGATCGAGAGCCGCGTCGTGGGCCACGTGATGTGTCGTACCCCCCGCTCGTCGAGCGAGACCACGGGGCGGTTGACCTGGAAGTCGTAGTAGTCCTCCGGGTCGAACGCGGCGATCGGGTTCGCCTTCCAGACCTGCTCGAGATGCTCGACCGCCGCTGACGCCGCGTCTCCGGCGTCGTTCCAGCCTTCGAACGCGGCCACCATGACCGGGTCGATCAGCTCGGGAACGCCCTCGAGCTCGATCACCCAGTGCCTCCTTCCGGCCGGTGCCCCGGCACCGCCTCTACTAGCCGTCTCAGGGATGGGCCCGCGGTGTTACCTTGTTACCGCGCCGCGGCCCATTGCAAGCCTACGCCGAACGGCCGTCAAGGCGTGGGCGTCCTGATAAGACACGGGACTCATCGCTTCGCTCGCGGCGGACGCCGGGTGTCCGGGGACCGAGATCGCTTCGATCGGATTTCTTCCGCGCAAGTAGGCTGTAACGGCTGGCTGGCAACGTTGCCGGCCATCGAGCTGGCTCCCCAGCCGGATCGAGGCAAGCGACCCACAAGAATCAGGATCTGGAGCTGCCCTGATGTCCGCCACCGTCGAGTCCCTCCGCAAGGCGCTGGCCGAACGTGTCGTGGTCGCGGACGGGGCGATGGGGACGATGCTCCAGGCGGCCAACCCCACGCTGGACGACTTCGAGGGCCACGAGGGCTGCAACGAGATCCTCAACGTCACCCGGCCCGACATCGTCCGCGGCATCCACGACGCGTACTTCGCCGTCGGCGTCGACTGCGTGGAGACCAACACGTTCGGCGCCAACTTCGGCAACCTCTCCGAGTACGGCATCGTCGAGCGCATCTACGAGCTGTCCGAGGCCGGCGCCCGGATCGCCCGGGAGGTGGCCGACGGCTGGTCCACCCCGGACCGGCCCCGCTGGGTGATCGGCTCGGTCGGCCCCGGCACCAAGCTGCCCACGCTCGGGCATGTGGACTTCCGCACCCTGCGCGACACCTACCAGCAGCAGGTCGCGGGCCTGATCGCCGGCGGCGTCCACGCGGTGCTCGTGGAGACCGCGCAGGACCTGCTGCAGGCCAAGGCCGCGGTGATCGGCGCCAAGCGCGCGATCAAGGCGGCCGGCGTCGACGTGCCGGTCTTCGTGCAGGTCACCGTCGAAACCACCGGCACCATGCTGCTCGGCACCGAGATCGGCGCGGCTCTCACCGCGCTGGAGCCGCTCGGCGTCGATCTGATCGGGCTGAACTGCGCCACCGGCCCGGCGGAGATGAGCGAGCACCTGCGATACCTGGCCAGGCACGCGCGCGTGGGCCTGTCGTGCATGCCGAACGCCGGCCTGCCGGTTCTGGGCCCGGATGGGGCCACGTACCCGCTGACGCCGAAGGAGTTGGCGGACGCGCACGATGTCTTCACCCGGGAGTACGGGCTCGCCCTGGTGGGGGGGTGCTGCGGCACCACGCCCGAGCACCTGCGCCAGGTGGTCGAGCGCGTGCGCGGGCGGGAGATCACCCCGCGCCGGCCGCGGCCCGAGCCGGGTGCGTCCTCGCTGTACCAGCACGTGCCGTTCCGACAGGACGTCTCGTACCTGTCGATCGGGGAGCGGACGAACGCCAACGGGTCGAAGGCCTTCCGGGACGCCATGCTCGAGGGCCGGTGGGAGGACTGTGTCGAGATCGCCCGCCAGCAGACCCGCGACGGCGCCCACATGCTGGACGTCTGCGTGGACTACGTGGGCCGTGACGGGGTCGCCGACGTCAAAGAGGTCGTCGGCCGGCTCGCGACCGCGTCCACGCTGCCGATCGTCATCGACTCCACTGAGCCCGAGGTGATCGAGGCCGGCCTGGAGCTGCTCGGCGGCCGGGCGGTGGTCAACTCGGTCAACTACGAGGACGGCGACGGCCCGGGCTCGCGCATCCGCCGCGTGATGCCCGTGATCAAGGAGCACGGCGCCGCGGTCATCGCGCTCACCATCGACGAGGAGGGCCAGGCCCGCACCGCGGAGTGGAAGGTGCGCGTGGCCGAGCGGCTCATCCGCGACCTGGTGGACAACTGGGGGATGGCCGAGAGCGACATCATCGTCGACTGCCTGACCTTCCCGATCGCGACCGGCCAGGAGGAGACCCGGCGCGACGGCCTGGAGACCATCGAGGCGATCCGCGAGGTCAAGCGCCGCCACCCGGACGTGCAGACCACGCTCGGCATCTCCAACGTGTCGTTCGGCCTCAACCCGGCCGCGCGCATGGTGCTGAACTCGGTGTTCCTGCACGAGTGCGTCAAGGCCGGCCTGGACTCGGCGATCGTGCACGCCTCGAAGATCCTGCCCGTCTCCCGGATCCCGGATGAGCAGCGGCAGGTCGCCCTCGACCTGATCTACGACCGGCGTCGCGAGGGGTACGACCCGCTGCAGCGGTTCCTGGAGCTGTTCGAGGGCGTGAGCGCCGCCAACGTGAGGGCGTCGCGGGCCGAGGAGCTGGCCGCCCTGCCGCTGAATGAGCGGCTCAAGCGGCGGATCATCGACGGGGAACGCAACGGCCTGGAGGCCGACCTGGAGGAGGCGCTGCGGACCCGGCCGGCCCTGGAGATCATCAACGACACCCTGCTGGAGGGCATGAAGGTCGTCGGCGACCTGTTCGGCTCGGGGCAGATGCAGCTGCCGTTCGTGCTGCAGAGCGCCGAGGTGATGAAGGCTGCCGTCGCCTACCTCGAGCCGCACATGGAGAAGACCGACGAGTCCGGCAAGGGCACCATCGTGCTGGCCACGGTCAAGGGCGACGTGCACGACATCGGCAAGAACCTCGTCGACATCATCCTGTCCAACAACGGCTACAACGTCGTCAACCTCGGCATCAAGCAGCCGATCTCGGCGATCCTGGAGGCCGCCGAGGAGCACGACGCGGACGTGATCGGCATGTCCGGCCTGCTGGTCAAGTCCACCGTCGTGATGAAGGAGAACCTGGAGGAGATGAACGCCCGCGGGGTCGCCACCCGCTGGCCGGTCATCCTCGGCGGCGCCGCGCTCACCCGCGCGTACGTGGAGCAGGACCTCGCCGAGCTGTACCAGGGCGAGGTGCGCTACGCCCGCGACGCGTTCGAGGGGTTGCGGCTGATGGACGCGATCGTCGCGGTCAAGCGCGGCGTCCCGGGCGCGCAGCTGCCGCCGCTGCGCACCCGGCGGGTGCGCAGCGGGGCGA carries:
- a CDS encoding histidine phosphatase family protein, with the protein product MTTVLLVRHGRTGANARGRLAGWTPGVCLDERGEEQARVLAERIAKLPVAAVVSSPLERCVQTANVIAAVYEGLDVVTDERLAECRYGDWTGKELKALAEEDLWEVVQQHPSAAVFPGGEALRDVQFRAVAAVRDWNDRIAAEHGPDALYVLCTHGDVVKAVVADALGMHLDMFQRITVDPCSLTVIRYTPLRPFLLRLNDTGGEVDGLLPPPPDQKPANASDAVVGGGAGAP
- a CDS encoding DUF3090 domain-containing protein, encoding MSVAVFNYDPPERFVAGTVGQPGQRTFYLQARGGGRITSVALEKEQVAILAQRIEELLDHVVRETGGTTSVPAIAPADLEDNDPLDQPILEEFRVGTLTLAWEPEAERLVIVARALVPGREGSAEGEADEERHAEEEDPDVDVLRVRITGAQGRAFAKRALLVVAAGRPPCPFCSLPIDPEGHLCPRANGRPRSAWARPSEER
- a CDS encoding SCO1664 family protein gives rise to the protein MTEPAARSPRQPAQDLAPGDAVRLLRDGALEIEGRLADASNTTLYCTVTLDGVTAVCVHKPVAGERPLWDFPDGTLAGREVAAYLVSEAIGWEIVPPTVLRDGPLGPGMCQLWIEPDPKAELFEVFPADAELTGWIPVVRAVAEGEPAVLAHRDDPRLRRVAVFDAVVNNADRKGGHLLPTPSGHVYGVDHGVCFSVDDKLRTLLWGWRGQPLPDDALDALARLAHDLDSDLGERLSEHLTAEEIAKTAERVRRLLDTGVHPEPSPDWPAVPWPPF
- the mshC gene encoding cysteine--1-D-myo-inosityl 2-amino-2-deoxy-alpha-D-glucopyranoside ligase, which encodes MHAWPAPEVPRLPGKGLPLKVHDTVTGQVRHAAEDRTARLYVCGITPYDATHLGHAATYLAFDLMQRVWLDAGHDVRYVQNVTDVDDPLLERAAQTGEDWRELADREIALFREDMVALRLLPPSVYMTVVEAIPLVIRMIEVLRAKGAAYEVDGDVYFSVGSDPRFGEVSGLGQQEMLRLFAERGGDPDRPGKKHPLDPLLWLAQRPGEPGWDSPFGRGRPGWHIECAAIALEHLGFGFDVQGGGSDLVFPHHEMGASHAHVTTGRHPFARLYVHAGMVALHGEKMSKSKGNLVFVSGLRAQGADPMAIRLALLAHHYRSDWEWTPADLDAGATRLARWRAAVSHPDGPPAEPLLDELRRALADDLDAPAALAAMDRWVAEQEERGGTDPGAPGLAARAVDALLGVAL
- a CDS encoding PAC2 family protein, with amino-acid sequence MIELEGVPELIDPVMVAAFEGWNDAGDAASAAVEHLEQVWKANPIAAFDPEDYYDFQVNRPVVSLDERGVRHITWPTTRLSIARPPRQQRDIVLVRGIEPNMRWRSFCAELISVAHDLGIQMVVTLGALLADAPHTRPVPVTGTTSDPGLARQLGLEQSRYEGPTGIVGVLQEACTKVRMPAVSFWAAVPHYVAQSPCPKATLALLRRVEDLLDFPIPLGDLPEEARAWELGVDELAAEDSEIAEYVRSLEEAKDTAELPEASGEAIAREFEKYLRRRHADGDGYGTFEGG
- the metH gene encoding methionine synthase; its protein translation is MSATVESLRKALAERVVVADGAMGTMLQAANPTLDDFEGHEGCNEILNVTRPDIVRGIHDAYFAVGVDCVETNTFGANFGNLSEYGIVERIYELSEAGARIAREVADGWSTPDRPRWVIGSVGPGTKLPTLGHVDFRTLRDTYQQQVAGLIAGGVHAVLVETAQDLLQAKAAVIGAKRAIKAAGVDVPVFVQVTVETTGTMLLGTEIGAALTALEPLGVDLIGLNCATGPAEMSEHLRYLARHARVGLSCMPNAGLPVLGPDGATYPLTPKELADAHDVFTREYGLALVGGCCGTTPEHLRQVVERVRGREITPRRPRPEPGASSLYQHVPFRQDVSYLSIGERTNANGSKAFRDAMLEGRWEDCVEIARQQTRDGAHMLDVCVDYVGRDGVADVKEVVGRLATASTLPIVIDSTEPEVIEAGLELLGGRAVVNSVNYEDGDGPGSRIRRVMPVIKEHGAAVIALTIDEEGQARTAEWKVRVAERLIRDLVDNWGMAESDIIVDCLTFPIATGQEETRRDGLETIEAIREVKRRHPDVQTTLGISNVSFGLNPAARMVLNSVFLHECVKAGLDSAIVHASKILPVSRIPDEQRQVALDLIYDRRREGYDPLQRFLELFEGVSAANVRASRAEELAALPLNERLKRRIIDGERNGLEADLEEALRTRPALEIINDTLLEGMKVVGDLFGSGQMQLPFVLQSAEVMKAAVAYLEPHMEKTDESGKGTIVLATVKGDVHDIGKNLVDIILSNNGYNVVNLGIKQPISAILEAAEEHDADVIGMSGLLVKSTVVMKENLEEMNARGVATRWPVILGGAALTRAYVEQDLAELYQGEVRYARDAFEGLRLMDAIVAVKRGVPGAQLPPLRTRRVRSGAKLVETPPEEMPQRSDVATDNPVPTPPFWGTRVVKGVALAEYAAYLDERATFMGQWGLKPARGGKGPTYEELVESEGRPRLRMWLERLQTENLLQAAVVYGYFPCVSEGNDLIVLDEGGGERVRFTFPRQRRDRHLCLADFFRAKDSGETDVVAFQLVTIGPRISEATAELFAQNSYREYLELHGLSVQLTEALAEYWHARVRAELGFAQEDPDDLDGILRVGYRGARYSFGYPACPDLEDRAKIVELLRPDRIGVALTEEYQLVPEQSTDALIVHHPEAKYFNA